The Aythya fuligula isolate bAytFul2 chromosome 2, bAytFul2.pri, whole genome shotgun sequence genome contains a region encoding:
- the RAB18 gene encoding ras-related protein Rab-18 — translation MDEDVLTTLKILIIGESGVGKSSLLLRFTDDTFDPELAATIGVDFKVKTISVDGNKAKLAIWDTAGQERFRTLTPSYYRGAQGVILVYDVTRRDTFAKLDNWLNELETYCTRNDIVKMLVGNKIDKENREVDRNEGLKFARKHSMLFIEASAKTCDGVQCAFEELVEKIIQTPGLWESESQNRGVKLTNKEEGYAGSACGGYCSML, via the exons ATGGACGAGGACGTGCTGACCACGCTGAAGATCCTCATCATCGGCGAGAGCGGCGTCGGCAAGTCCAG CCTTCTGCTGCGATTCACAGATGATACATTTGACCCGGAACTTGCAGCAACAATTG gtGTGGACTTCAAGGTGAAAACTATCTCAGTTGATGGAAACAAAGCTAAACTAGCAATATGG GATACTGCGGGTCAGGAGAGGTTCAGAACTCTAACGCCCAGTTACTACAGAGGTGCACAAGGTGTTATCCTAG TTTACGATGTCACAAGAAGAGATACTTTTGCCAAGCTGGATAACTGGTTAAATGAACTGGAAACGTACTGCACAAGGAATGACATAGTGAAAATGCTCGTTGGAAACAAGATTGATAAG GAAAACCGTGAAGTTGACAGAAATGAAGGTCTCAAATTTGCAAGAAAACATTCCATGTTGTTCATAG AGGCAAGCGCAAAAACATGTGATGGTGTACAGTGTGCCTTTGAAGAACTCGTTGAAAAAATCATTCAGACTCCGGGACTGTGGGAGAGTGAGAGCCAAAACAGAGGTGTAAAATTAACAAACAAGGAAGAAGGATATGCAGGAAGCGCGTGCGGTGGATATTGTTCTATGTTATAA